The following are encoded together in the Thiobacillus sp. SCUT-2 genome:
- a CDS encoding efflux RND transporter periplasmic adaptor subunit: MKNKRIPILIVAAVAVAAGVGWFRHNGAAPEHALTLHGNVDIRQAELAFNASGRITRILVQEGDRVKAGQLLAVLDTERLALALKQAEAQTAAQREVVARYRAGSRPEEIRQARAQRDAAQVGLADAEATLRRQTDLVARHFISQQQADTARFARDRARDQLQAAEASLHLAELGPRKEDVAAAQATLAANEAAVGVLRRDLQEGELRAPSAGVIENRILEPGDMASPQKPVFTLALTDPVWVRTWLAEPQLGRVPVGARAWVQTDSHPGKRYRAWVGYVSPSAEFTPKSVETSEIRSSLVYQARVFVCEGQGELRLGMPATVTVPLDQAAPAQGADPCADAR; the protein is encoded by the coding sequence ATGAAGAACAAGCGCATCCCCATCCTCATCGTCGCCGCCGTCGCGGTGGCGGCCGGCGTCGGCTGGTTCCGCCACAACGGGGCGGCGCCGGAGCATGCGCTGACCCTGCACGGCAACGTCGACATCCGCCAGGCCGAGCTGGCGTTCAACGCCAGCGGCCGCATCACGCGCATCCTCGTGCAGGAAGGCGACCGCGTGAAGGCCGGGCAGCTGCTCGCCGTGCTCGACACCGAGCGCCTCGCGCTCGCGCTGAAGCAGGCCGAGGCCCAGACGGCCGCCCAGCGCGAGGTGGTCGCCCGCTACCGCGCCGGTTCGCGTCCGGAGGAGATCCGCCAGGCACGCGCCCAGCGCGACGCGGCGCAGGTCGGCCTCGCCGATGCCGAGGCGACGTTGCGGCGCCAGACCGATCTGGTCGCGCGCCATTTCATCTCGCAGCAGCAGGCGGACACGGCGCGCTTTGCCCGCGACCGTGCGCGCGACCAGCTGCAGGCGGCAGAGGCGTCCCTGCACCTGGCCGAGCTCGGCCCGCGCAAGGAGGACGTCGCGGCCGCCCAGGCGACGCTGGCCGCCAACGAGGCCGCCGTCGGCGTGCTGCGGCGCGACCTGCAGGAAGGCGAGCTGCGCGCGCCCTCGGCCGGCGTGATCGAGAACCGCATCCTCGAGCCGGGCGACATGGCGTCGCCGCAGAAACCGGTGTTCACGCTGGCGCTGACCGACCCGGTGTGGGTGCGTACCTGGCTCGCGGAGCCGCAGCTAGGCCGGGTTCCGGTCGGCGCGCGGGCGTGGGTGCAGACCGACAGCCACCCCGGCAAGCGCTACCGCGCCTGGGTCGGTTACGTCTCGCCGAGCGCCGAATTCACGCCGAAATCGGTCGAGACGAGCGAGATCCGGTCGAGCCTCGTGTACCAGGCGCGCGTGTTCGTCTGCGAGGGGCAGGGCGAGCTGCGCCTGGGCATGCCGGCGACCGTGACCGTCCCGCTCGACCAGGCAGCCCCGGCACAAGGCGCCGATCCCTGCGCCGACGCGCGCTAG
- a CDS encoding AAA family ATPase, whose amino-acid sequence MDAETALPRTPARAAFAGLRAYLNDQILGQAGLVERLLVALLADGHLLVEGPPGLAKTRAIKALAHGLEGDFQRLQFTPDMLPADLTGSDIYRPEDGAFHFQRGPLFHNLILADEVNRAPAKVQSALLEAMAERQISVGAATYPLPRLFLVMATQNPIEHEGTYPLPEAQLDRFMLHVQVDYPDRATTLRIMELARREAREARELPLPASRLSQDMLFAARREALDLALAPAVAEYIAALVEATRSPEKYSAGLAEWLRWGASPRAAIAVERGARALAWLDGRDYVSPDDVQAIAPDALRHRLLLDYTAQARGVTAQQCVAELLQQVPAP is encoded by the coding sequence GTGGACGCCGAAACCGCACTACCCCGCACCCCCGCGCGCGCCGCGTTCGCCGGCCTGCGCGCCTATCTCAACGACCAGATCCTCGGCCAGGCAGGACTGGTGGAGCGCCTGCTGGTCGCCTTGCTGGCCGACGGCCACCTGCTGGTCGAGGGGCCGCCGGGCCTGGCCAAGACCCGCGCCATCAAGGCGCTGGCCCACGGCCTCGAGGGCGATTTCCAGCGCCTGCAGTTCACGCCGGACATGCTGCCGGCCGACCTCACCGGCTCCGACATCTACCGGCCCGAGGACGGCGCCTTCCACTTCCAGCGCGGGCCGCTGTTCCACAACCTGATCCTCGCCGACGAGGTCAACCGCGCCCCCGCCAAGGTGCAGTCGGCGCTGCTCGAGGCGATGGCCGAGCGGCAGATCAGCGTCGGCGCCGCCACCTATCCGCTGCCGCGCCTGTTCCTCGTGATGGCGACGCAGAACCCGATCGAGCACGAGGGCACCTATCCGCTGCCGGAGGCACAGCTCGACCGCTTCATGCTGCACGTCCAGGTCGATTATCCCGACCGCGCCACCACGCTGCGCATCATGGAACTGGCCCGGCGCGAGGCGCGGGAGGCGCGCGAATTGCCGCTGCCGGCGAGCCGCCTGAGCCAGGACATGCTGTTCGCCGCGCGCCGCGAGGCGCTCGACCTCGCGCTGGCGCCGGCGGTGGCGGAATACATCGCCGCGCTGGTCGAGGCGACGCGCAGCCCGGAAAAGTACAGCGCCGGCCTTGCCGAGTGGCTGCGCTGGGGCGCCAGCCCGCGCGCGGCGATCGCCGTCGAGCGCGGCGCGCGCGCGCTGGCCTGGCTCGACGGCCGCGACTACGTCAGCCCCGACGACGTCCAGGCCATCGCGCCCGACGCGCTGCGCCACCGCCTGCTGCTCGACTACACGGCGCAGGCGCGCGGCGTCACCGCCCAGCAGTGCGTGGCCGAGCTGCTGCAGCAGGTGCCGGCGCCGTGA
- a CDS encoding DUF58 domain-containing protein, producing MILPELAELVALRGPAHGLSLHARRPALARLQGAHRSAQRGRGLEFDEVRPYVAGDDVRAIDWRVTARRGRPHTKLFREERERPVWLLADLHAGLHFGSRRQLKSALLLRAAALLAWVAVLGGDRLGALVANAEAEPRILPPRGREAGVLPALEALVDMQPRAPGVPPTNSLAAALVALRPLVQPGSLVLVLSDFSALDDRAEAELAALAAHGDCRLLALTDALERSGLPAGRYRAGVPGRVGWLDGERSRRAWQAQWTARQQRLDALAVRLSVPLTRLDTADAVAEALPPLLRDAAWAA from the coding sequence GTGATCCTGCCCGAGCTCGCCGAACTCGTCGCCCTGCGCGGCCCTGCGCACGGGCTCAGCCTGCACGCGCGGCGGCCCGCGCTGGCCAGGCTGCAGGGGGCGCACCGCAGCGCGCAGCGCGGCCGTGGCCTCGAGTTCGACGAGGTGCGGCCCTACGTCGCCGGCGACGACGTGCGCGCGATCGACTGGCGCGTCACCGCGCGGCGCGGGCGACCCCACACCAAGCTCTTCCGCGAGGAGCGCGAGCGCCCGGTGTGGCTGCTCGCCGATCTGCACGCCGGCCTCCATTTCGGCAGCCGCCGCCAGCTGAAGTCCGCGCTGCTGCTGCGCGCGGCGGCCTTGCTGGCCTGGGTGGCCGTGCTCGGCGGCGACCGCCTTGGCGCACTCGTCGCCAACGCCGAGGCGGAGCCGCGCATCCTGCCGCCGCGCGGCCGCGAGGCGGGCGTCTTGCCGGCGCTCGAGGCGCTGGTGGACATGCAGCCGCGCGCGCCCGGCGTGCCCCCGACCAACAGTCTCGCAGCCGCGCTCGTCGCGCTGCGGCCGCTGGTCCAGCCGGGCAGCCTGGTGCTGGTGCTGAGCGACTTCAGCGCGCTGGACGACCGCGCAGAGGCGGAGCTGGCTGCGCTGGCGGCGCACGGCGACTGCCGGCTGCTCGCGCTGACCGACGCGCTCGAACGCAGCGGCCTGCCCGCCGGACGTTATCGCGCCGGCGTACCGGGCCGCGTCGGCTGGCTCGACGGCGAGCGCAGCCGGCGCGCCTGGCAGGCGCAATGGACGGCGCGGCAGCAGCGGCTCGATGCGCTCGCGGTGCGCCTCAGCGTGCCGCTGACACGGCTCGATACCGCGGACGCGGTGGCCGAGGCGCTGCCGCCGCTGCTGCGGGATGCGGCATGGGCGGCCTGA
- a CDS encoding DUF4381 domain-containing protein, which yields MGGLNADWLTQLAPPHAPPAPGWWPPAPGWWGVALLLVLAVAIPLLRWRRPAARLRRAALRELKQLEAASDDDVRLAGALEQLMRRYAVAAYGREAVARLSGAAWLAFVAEHGGKELAGPPGAALLRAAYGSPAAADRARWLKGARGFLGARR from the coding sequence ATGGGCGGCCTGAACGCCGACTGGCTCACCCAGCTGGCGCCGCCGCATGCGCCGCCGGCACCGGGGTGGTGGCCGCCCGCGCCGGGATGGTGGGGCGTCGCGCTGCTGCTGGTGCTGGCGGTCGCGATTCCGCTCCTCCGCTGGCGGCGCCCTGCGGCGCGCCTGCGCCGGGCCGCGCTGCGCGAACTCAAGCAGCTCGAAGCCGCGTCAGACGACGACGTTCGCCTCGCGGGTGCGCTCGAACAGCTGATGCGGCGCTACGCCGTTGCCGCCTATGGCCGGGAGGCCGTCGCGCGCCTGAGCGGCGCCGCCTGGCTCGCCTTCGTTGCCGAGCATGGCGGCAAGGAACTCGCCGGGCCGCCCGGAGCGGCGCTGCTGCGCGCGGCCTACGGCAGTCCGGCGGCGGCCGACCGCGCGCGCTGGCTCAAGGGCGCCCGCGGCTTCCTGGGAGCGCGCCGATGA
- a CDS encoding VWA domain-containing protein → MIHVAWPWMLLALPLPWLAARRLPPAQPQDGALFLPFAAGVTEGALPTGHAWPRSRRLLLALVWLLLVLAAIRPQWLGDPLPVAATGRRLLLAVDVSGSMASQDMAGGATRLQVVQKVAGDFIRRRHGDQVGLILFGTRPYLQAPLTPDLATVDRFLDEAMVGIAGTQTAIGDAIGLAIKRLQADRSQTGRKGDTVLILLTDGSSNAGAMPPAEAARMAARAGLRIYTIGVGSDAQAGFFGLGGGDSDLDEDTLKFIAKTTGGEYFRATDADALEQVYARIDQLEPSAAREQWYRPRDEWFVWPLGLALLLSVPAVAWSGRWR, encoded by the coding sequence ATGATCCATGTCGCCTGGCCGTGGATGCTGCTCGCGCTGCCGCTGCCCTGGCTCGCGGCACGCCGCTTGCCCCCCGCGCAGCCGCAGGACGGCGCGCTGTTCCTGCCGTTCGCCGCCGGCGTGACCGAGGGCGCGCTGCCGACCGGGCATGCGTGGCCGCGGTCGCGCCGGCTCCTGTTGGCCCTCGTCTGGCTGCTGCTCGTGCTCGCCGCCATCCGCCCGCAATGGCTGGGCGATCCGCTGCCGGTCGCCGCGACCGGCCGGCGCCTGCTGCTGGCGGTCGACGTCTCGGGCTCGATGGCGAGCCAGGACATGGCCGGCGGCGCGACGCGCCTGCAGGTCGTGCAGAAGGTGGCAGGCGATTTCATCCGCCGCCGCCACGGCGACCAGGTGGGCCTGATCCTGTTCGGCACCCGCCCCTACCTGCAGGCGCCGCTTACCCCCGACCTCGCCACCGTCGACCGCTTCCTCGACGAGGCGATGGTCGGCATCGCCGGCACCCAGACGGCGATCGGCGACGCCATCGGCCTCGCGATCAAGCGGCTGCAGGCGGACCGCAGCCAGACCGGCCGCAAGGGCGATACCGTGCTGATCCTGCTGACCGACGGCAGCAGCAATGCCGGCGCGATGCCGCCGGCCGAGGCGGCGCGGATGGCGGCGCGGGCGGGCCTGCGCATCTACACGATCGGCGTCGGCTCGGATGCGCAGGCAGGCTTCTTCGGGCTCGGCGGCGGCGACAGCGATCTCGACGAGGACACGCTCAAGTTCATCGCGAAGACGACGGGCGGCGAATACTTCCGCGCGACCGACGCCGATGCGCTCGAACAGGTCTACGCGCGCATCGATCAGCTCGAGCCCAGCGCCGCCCGCGAGCAGTGGTATCGCCCGCGCGACGAGTGGTTCGTCTGGCCGCTCGGCCTCGCGCTGCTGCTGAGCGTGCCGGCCGTGGCGTGGAGCGGACGATGGCGCTGA
- a CDS encoding VWA domain-containing protein: MALMQDFHFLRPAWLLALPLLWGLAFWLARRHGRDGAWAHVIDAELLPALRLDGGGKPGRSPWSWLVLAWTLATLALAGPSWERTPSPAFRGNAAWVVVLDLSPSMSATDVAPNRITRARYAVDDLLDGARDARVGLVVFSDEAYTVTPLTDDVATVRALLPPLAPDIMPTAGDRLAPALDRAGRLLAGAATAAGQVVVLTDGFADPAAAFAAAGRLRAQGVAVNVVGIGGPGLVRAANSAPLDVDRLRQLAARGGGRYTGLAGVPALIGDLQASAGHAGMTRARQDVRVAHWLDGGVWLLPVLLLAAAMLARRGWL, from the coding sequence ATGGCGCTGATGCAGGACTTCCACTTCCTGCGGCCGGCCTGGCTGCTGGCCCTTCCCCTGCTGTGGGGGCTGGCGTTCTGGCTGGCGCGGCGGCACGGCCGCGACGGCGCGTGGGCGCACGTCATCGATGCCGAACTGCTGCCGGCGCTGCGCCTCGATGGCGGCGGCAAGCCGGGGCGCTCGCCGTGGTCCTGGCTCGTGCTGGCGTGGACGCTGGCGACATTGGCGCTGGCCGGCCCCAGCTGGGAACGCACGCCCTCGCCGGCGTTTCGCGGCAATGCGGCCTGGGTGGTGGTGCTCGATCTGTCGCCGTCGATGAGCGCCACCGACGTGGCGCCGAATCGGATCACGCGTGCCCGCTACGCGGTCGACGACCTTCTCGACGGCGCGCGCGATGCCCGCGTCGGCCTCGTCGTGTTCAGCGATGAAGCGTATACGGTGACCCCGCTGACCGACGACGTTGCCACGGTGCGCGCGCTGCTGCCGCCGCTGGCGCCCGACATCATGCCGACCGCCGGCGACCGGCTCGCCCCCGCGCTGGATCGCGCCGGACGCCTGTTGGCCGGCGCCGCGACTGCGGCCGGCCAGGTCGTGGTGCTCACCGACGGCTTCGCCGACCCGGCTGCCGCCTTCGCCGCGGCCGGCAGGCTGCGGGCGCAGGGCGTCGCGGTGAATGTCGTCGGTATCGGCGGACCGGGCCTCGTGCGCGCAGCGAATTCCGCACCGCTCGACGTCGACCGCCTGCGGCAGCTTGCGGCCCGCGGCGGTGGCCGCTACACGGGCCTGGCCGGCGTGCCGGCACTGATCGGCGACCTCCAGGCGAGCGCCGGCCATGCGGGCATGACCCGGGCCCGGCAGGACGTCCGCGTCGCGCACTGGCTCGACGGCGGCGTGTGGCTGCTGCCGGTGCTGCTGCTGGCGGCGGCGATGCTCGCGCGGCGGGGGTGGCTGTGA
- a CDS encoding tetratricopeptide repeat protein produces the protein MRRLFLLAGLLAWGTAAHASPAWDTLWHTDEQRGQQLLREGRPADAARLFRDPRRRAYAELQAGNFARAAQDLAGFDDSDSQYNRGNALARAGHLQEAIAAYDAALARDPRNRDARHNRDVVARALRQQKPSPAPQQEKQGGSAHAEQSGQSGQSGQSGQNNGTAQNSGAAKSQPGQAQSQAAASQLAQPQQAQQQARGSEAQPAGRGRSQAGAQAAAGQPGGDLKRAQQAASEAAQARSDAEAALGQRQPGQTTAPADEPLSERQLAEAQWLRRIPDDPGGLLRRKFLIEHMIRQQGTQR, from the coding sequence GTGAGGCGCTTGTTCCTGCTTGCGGGATTGCTGGCGTGGGGCACGGCGGCGCACGCGAGCCCGGCCTGGGACACGCTCTGGCATACCGACGAGCAGCGCGGCCAGCAGCTGCTGCGCGAAGGCCGGCCGGCGGATGCGGCACGCCTGTTCCGGGACCCGCGGCGCAGGGCCTACGCGGAACTGCAGGCCGGCAATTTCGCGCGCGCGGCGCAGGATCTCGCCGGCTTCGACGACAGCGACAGCCAGTACAACCGCGGCAATGCACTGGCGCGCGCGGGGCACCTGCAGGAGGCGATCGCCGCCTACGATGCCGCGCTGGCGCGCGATCCGCGCAACCGCGACGCGCGCCACAACCGCGACGTGGTTGCGCGCGCGCTGCGGCAGCAGAAGCCGTCCCCCGCGCCGCAGCAGGAAAAACAGGGCGGATCAGCTCACGCTGAACAGTCCGGCCAATCCGGGCAGTCGGGGCAGTCGGGGCAGAACAACGGTACCGCGCAGAACAGCGGCGCCGCGAAGAGCCAGCCCGGCCAGGCGCAGAGTCAGGCCGCCGCTTCGCAACTGGCCCAGCCGCAGCAAGCTCAGCAGCAGGCCCGAGGCTCCGAAGCACAGCCGGCAGGACGTGGCCGATCGCAGGCGGGGGCGCAGGCTGCGGCCGGCCAGCCGGGCGGCGACCTGAAGCGCGCGCAGCAGGCGGCGAGCGAAGCCGCGCAGGCCCGCAGCGACGCCGAAGCTGCGCTCGGCCAGCGCCAGCCCGGGCAAACCACCGCCCCGGCCGACGAACCGCTCAGCGAACGCCAGCTGGCCGAGGCCCAATGGCTGCGCCGCATCCCCGACGATCCGGGCGGGTTGCTGCGGCGCAAGTTCCTGATCGAACACATGATCCGACAGCAAGGAACGCAACGATGA
- a CDS encoding BatD family protein produces MNPPCRLLAVLSLWALSVTASAAVTAWLDRNQVPAGEAVQLTLRHDGETGRQPDLGPLRQDFEVLGRSTGSSIQINNGNLSAQTEIVLTLMPKRSGTLQVPSLRWDGQTTPALALAVGGNATGNAQGGAPAGAVQHVFLTTTLDQKQPYVQAAVRLTVRLYTDEPLYQASLELQPSNDVLVQQLGKDRQSQTTRDGLPFQVVERTYLLFPQRSGRIRLDGPVLNAAVQGANGNDPFGMNGVFGNVFGRNPFGNMMGATRPLRIAGDPIVLDVRPRPASGKGHDWLPAQKVTLTETWQPDQGPVRVGDPITRHLHLSALGLTASQLPDLSVIMPVPDGLRAYPDQAKLDTGVQGDGVVGTRDQDIALIASRSGRYTLPALRVSWWDTTRNLQREVVLPAHTLDVLPAAGGLSAATVPPSQNANMPPSAGASVSIQPPPAPADGARWRWLSLVLGVLWLGTLAAWRISRRRARNAAPAAPAAARAARGVATAEARKAFRQACDACDPQAARRALLAWARAAWPDAPPLGLQGLAQRLGDAELSGLLKELDRVCYAGGTWQGAALAEALKSLPEPDTTTPGTAPALAGLYP; encoded by the coding sequence ATGAATCCCCCGTGCCGCCTGCTCGCCGTCCTCTCCCTGTGGGCCTTGAGCGTGACCGCGTCGGCGGCGGTCACCGCCTGGCTCGACCGGAACCAGGTGCCCGCCGGCGAAGCCGTCCAACTCACGCTGCGCCACGACGGCGAGACCGGCCGGCAGCCCGATCTCGGCCCATTGCGGCAGGACTTCGAGGTGCTCGGGCGCAGTACCGGCTCCAGCATCCAGATCAACAACGGCAACCTGTCGGCGCAGACGGAGATCGTGCTGACGCTGATGCCGAAGCGCAGCGGCACGCTGCAGGTTCCGTCGCTGCGGTGGGACGGCCAGACGACGCCTGCGCTGGCGCTGGCCGTCGGCGGCAACGCGACCGGCAATGCGCAGGGCGGCGCGCCTGCCGGCGCCGTGCAACATGTCTTTTTGACGACGACGCTGGACCAGAAGCAGCCCTATGTGCAGGCCGCGGTCAGGCTGACCGTGCGCCTCTATACCGACGAGCCGCTCTACCAGGCGAGCCTCGAACTGCAGCCGAGCAACGACGTCCTCGTGCAGCAACTCGGAAAGGACCGGCAGAGCCAGACCACGCGCGACGGCCTGCCCTTCCAGGTGGTCGAGCGCACCTACCTCCTGTTCCCGCAGCGCAGCGGCCGCATCCGCCTCGACGGGCCGGTGCTCAACGCCGCGGTGCAAGGCGCCAACGGCAACGATCCGTTCGGCATGAATGGCGTCTTCGGCAATGTGTTCGGCCGCAATCCGTTCGGCAACATGATGGGCGCGACCCGCCCGCTCCGGATCGCCGGCGACCCGATCGTGCTCGACGTGCGCCCGCGTCCCGCCAGCGGCAAAGGCCACGACTGGCTGCCCGCGCAGAAGGTGACGCTGACCGAGACGTGGCAGCCCGACCAGGGGCCGGTGCGCGTCGGCGATCCGATCACGCGCCACCTTCACCTGAGCGCACTCGGCCTCACCGCCTCGCAGCTGCCCGACCTCAGCGTCATCATGCCGGTGCCGGACGGCCTGCGCGCCTACCCCGACCAGGCCAAGCTCGACACCGGCGTGCAGGGCGACGGCGTCGTCGGCACGCGCGACCAGGACATCGCACTGATCGCCAGCCGTTCCGGCCGCTACACGCTTCCCGCGCTGCGCGTGTCCTGGTGGGACACCACCCGCAACCTGCAGCGCGAAGTCGTGCTGCCGGCGCACACCCTCGACGTCCTGCCGGCCGCCGGCGGCCTGTCCGCTGCGACCGTGCCGCCGAGCCAGAACGCGAACATGCCGCCGTCCGCAGGCGCGTCGGTGTCGATCCAGCCTCCGCCCGCCCCTGCGGACGGCGCGCGCTGGCGCTGGCTGAGCCTGGTCCTGGGCGTGCTGTGGCTGGGCACGCTGGCCGCCTGGCGGATCAGCCGCAGGCGGGCGCGCAACGCTGCTCCCGCAGCGCCCGCTGCCGCCCGTGCGGCGCGCGGCGTCGCAACGGCAGAAGCTCGCAAGGCCTTCCGGCAGGCCTGCGACGCCTGCGACCCGCAGGCCGCGCGGCGCGCGCTCCTCGCGTGGGCGCGCGCCGCCTGGCCCGACGCGCCGCCCTTGGGGCTGCAGGGGCTGGCGCAGCGCCTCGGCGATGCCGAACTGAGCGGACTTTTGAAGGAACTCGACCGCGTCTGCTACGCGGGCGGGACGTGGCAGGGTGCCGCGCTGGCCGAGGCGCTCAAGTCGCTGCCTGAGCCCGATACGACGACGCCCGGCACGGCGCCGGCGCTGGCGGGGCTGTATCCCTGA
- a CDS encoding plasma-membrane proton-efflux P-type ATPase, with product MAAPSGLSTAEAQRRLAEHGPNAVPEARRHPLRAFLGKLWAPVPWMLEIAIVLQLMLGKPDEAAVIALLLVVNAVLSYAQESRANQALALLKQRLAIQARVRRDERWQRVPAEALVPGDVIHLRMGDLAPADLRLIDGKVQLDQAALTGESLPVEAGSGASVYAGSVIKRGEATGEVTATGTRTYFGHTADLVRTARTVSHLGSTIFTIVRYLVALDVLLVAALIAYALATGLPLADVAPFALILLVASVPVALPATFTVATALGARALAERGVLVTRLSAIEEAAAMDVLATDKTGTLTANRLGVAALSPHAPYGEEEVLRLAALACDEATQDPIDLAILDAARGRALLATLPTKTRFVPFDPQTKRAEAVYPAEGGERRAIKGAARTVAALCVGAPDVHAEVERLADSGYRVLGIADGVGDRLEFVGLVAMQDPPRPDARQLVENLQALGVRVLMVTGDGLATARAVAAEVGLGTRACGAEVLRSEADRGVPDCDVFARVLPEDKFRLVQALQRAGHVAGMTGDGVNDAPALKQAEMGTAVASATDVAKASASLVLTRPGLGDVVAAVETSRRIHQRMLTYTLNKIIKTLEIAVFLSLGLMLTGVFVVTPLLIVLLLFTNDFATMAIATDHASFSQKPDRWHVRTLMVAGGAIAACLLALSFSVFFAARAWLGLTLPQLQTLMFLMLVFSGQGTVYLVRERRHFWQSAPSRWLVLVSLLDIALVGGFATRGILMAAVPFALVAGLLLLVSAYLVLVDFLKIRVFRRLGVK from the coding sequence ATGGCCGCCCCGTCCGGTCTGAGCACTGCCGAGGCCCAGCGGCGCCTCGCCGAACATGGTCCCAACGCCGTCCCCGAGGCGCGCCGCCACCCGCTGCGCGCGTTCCTCGGAAAGCTGTGGGCGCCGGTTCCGTGGATGCTGGAGATCGCGATCGTGCTCCAGCTGATGCTCGGCAAGCCCGACGAGGCGGCCGTCATCGCGCTGCTTCTCGTCGTCAACGCCGTGCTGAGCTACGCGCAGGAAAGCCGGGCCAATCAGGCGCTGGCCCTGCTCAAGCAACGGCTGGCGATCCAGGCGCGGGTGCGGCGCGACGAACGCTGGCAGCGGGTTCCGGCCGAGGCGCTGGTGCCGGGCGACGTGATCCACCTGCGCATGGGGGATCTCGCGCCGGCGGACCTGCGCCTGATCGACGGAAAGGTGCAGCTGGACCAGGCGGCGCTGACGGGCGAATCGCTTCCGGTCGAGGCCGGAAGCGGCGCGTCGGTCTATGCCGGCAGCGTGATCAAGCGCGGCGAGGCGACCGGCGAGGTGACCGCCACCGGCACGCGCACCTACTTCGGCCATACCGCCGACCTGGTCCGCACCGCCAGGACCGTCAGCCACCTCGGAAGCACGATTTTCACGATCGTGCGATACCTGGTGGCGCTGGATGTCCTGCTCGTCGCGGCGCTGATCGCCTACGCGCTGGCGACCGGTCTGCCGCTCGCCGACGTCGCGCCGTTTGCGCTCATCCTGCTGGTCGCCTCGGTCCCGGTCGCCCTGCCGGCGACCTTCACCGTCGCGACCGCGCTCGGTGCCCGCGCGCTGGCCGAGCGGGGCGTGCTGGTGACGCGGCTCTCCGCGATCGAGGAAGCCGCTGCCATGGACGTCCTGGCGACCGACAAGACCGGCACCCTCACCGCCAACCGCCTCGGCGTCGCGGCGCTGAGCCCCCATGCGCCGTATGGGGAAGAGGAGGTGTTGCGCCTCGCCGCGCTGGCCTGCGACGAGGCGACGCAGGATCCCATCGATCTCGCCATCCTCGACGCGGCCCGCGGCCGCGCCCTGCTCGCGACGCTGCCGACGAAGACGCGCTTCGTGCCCTTCGACCCGCAGACCAAGCGCGCCGAGGCCGTCTATCCGGCAGAGGGCGGCGAGCGCCGGGCGATCAAGGGGGCGGCGCGCACGGTTGCGGCGCTCTGCGTCGGCGCGCCGGACGTGCATGCGGAGGTCGAGCGCCTGGCAGACAGCGGCTACCGGGTGCTCGGCATCGCCGATGGCGTGGGCGACCGTCTCGAGTTCGTCGGGCTGGTGGCGATGCAGGACCCGCCACGACCGGACGCGCGGCAGCTGGTCGAGAATCTGCAGGCGCTCGGCGTGCGCGTCCTGATGGTGACCGGTGACGGGCTGGCGACCGCGCGTGCGGTGGCCGCCGAGGTCGGTCTCGGCACGCGCGCCTGCGGCGCGGAAGTCCTGCGCAGCGAAGCCGACCGCGGTGTTCCCGACTGCGATGTCTTTGCGCGCGTCCTCCCCGAGGACAAGTTCCGCCTGGTGCAGGCGCTCCAGCGGGCCGGCCATGTCGCCGGCATGACCGGCGACGGCGTCAACGACGCGCCGGCGCTGAAGCAGGCCGAGATGGGGACGGCGGTCGCCAGCGCGACCGATGTCGCCAAGGCGTCAGCGAGCCTCGTCCTGACCCGGCCCGGGCTCGGCGACGTTGTGGCCGCGGTCGAGACGAGCCGCCGCATCCACCAGCGCATGCTGACCTACACGCTGAACAAGATCATCAAGACGCTCGAGATCGCGGTGTTCCTGAGCCTGGGGCTGATGCTCACGGGCGTCTTCGTCGTCACGCCGCTGCTGATCGTCCTGCTGCTGTTCACCAACGACTTTGCGACCATGGCGATCGCCACCGACCACGCGTCGTTCTCGCAGAAGCCCGACCGCTGGCACGTGCGTACGCTGATGGTGGCAGGCGGCGCCATCGCGGCCTGCCTCCTCGCACTGTCGTTCAGCGTGTTCTTCGCCGCCCGCGCGTGGCTCGGGCTGACGTTGCCGCAGCTGCAGACGCTGATGTTCCTGATGCTGGTGTTCTCGGGACAGGGCACCGTCTATCTGGTGCGCGAGCGGCGTCATTTCTGGCAATCGGCGCCCAGCCGCTGGCTGGTTCTCGTTTCGCTGCTGGATATCGCGCTGGTAGGCGGGTTCGCGACCCGGGGCATCTTGATGGCGGCCGTGCCCTTTGCACTCGTGGCGGGCCTGCTGCTTCTCGTGTCGGCGTATCTGGTTCTGGTGGATTTCCTGAAGATCCGGGTGTTCAGGCGGCTCGGCGTGAAATAG